TTGCTCGCCGTATTGCCGGCAAATTATGCGAGCAACTTCGCCCACTTCTTCGGTTAAAATAGCCATATTGGTAAGCTCGTTAAAATAACGAACACCGTTGGTCTTTATCCAATCATCTACGGTTTTTTGCGCTTCAGTTAAGGTCATGTCTTTTTAGTTGAAAGGTTGGGAAGTTTGAAAGTTGGAAGGTTTTAAAGTTAGACGGTTAGAAGGTTTAACGTTAGAGCCTTTATAGTCTAACATCCAACATCCAACATCCAAAATTTAACATCGGTTTTTAGAATCCAGGATAATGGTAACGGGGCCGTCGTTTGTGAGGGCAACTTTCATGTCGGCACCGAACTGGCCGGTTTGAATTTTCCGGCCCAGGTCTGCTTCCAGTTGTTTAATTAACTGTTCGTACAGGGGAATGGCAATAGGAGGGGGAGCGGCTTCGATAAACGAGGGACGGTTGCCTTTTTTGGTGCTGGCCATTAAGGTAAATTGGCTAATCAGCAAGATACCGCCGTTTATATCCGTTACGCTCCGGTTCATTTTTCCTTCGTCGTCGCCGAAAATGCGCATCTGCACCGTTTTTTTACTCACCCAGGTTATATCATCGGTGGTGTCATCGGCGGTAATACCGGCCATAACCAGCAAGCCGGCACCAATTTGCCCCGCTATATTCCCTTCTATTTTAACGCTGGCCTCACTTACCCGTTGAATTACGAAACGCATGAAATTTTTAAAATTTAAGTTTTCTGATGGAAAATTACTTTAATTCCGGACGAAAAAAGAGTTTACGCCGCCGAAATATTTTTCAAGCGTGTTCCAATTAAAGCTTTGTTACTTGCTACCACCGTTGTTGTTAAAAATCTAAATTAGCGCAAACCTCGTTAGATTGGTACGATAAAGTTAAATGTTTATTTTTGTACCGAGAACACCTGTACTGAATGCCAAAAAGATATTATGCTTACCTGTTAGGGTTGGTTTTGCTTGCTTCGGCCGGTTTGTATGGCTATTATAAATGGCAAAAAGCCCAGGAAAAGGTAAATCTCTGGACTTTAGTACCCGACGATGCCGTTTTTGTAGCCGAAACCAAGCGAACCAACCGGTTTCTGCAGCAATTAAAAAATACCGGGGTTTACGATAACTTTTCGCGCCTGCCTTTTTTTACCAGCTTACAGGAAAACATTGCTTTACTGGATAGCGCCGCTACCCGGCGGCTGACACTGCGGGAGTTTTTAAGCCGCAAAAGAATAATTACTTCTTTACACGTAACCAGCAAAACCGATTTTGATTTGGTTTTGTACTTGCCTATTAGCACGGTAAGTGAGCACCGGTACGTGCGCAATGTAATTGATAATATAACCAAAAGCAATTTACTGTCTTCAGAAGAACAAGATTACCAGGGATATAGCATTACCTCGGTCCGGAACAATCGCTCGCAGGGCACTTTTTACTTTTTTACTTACCGCAATAATTTAATTATCAGCCCCACAGTAAGTTTATTGCACCAGGTAATCCGGAAAATTAACCGCACCAACTTACAATCGCCGATACAGGAATACACCAAAGTAAATTTTTTTAAAAACAGGACTAATCTGGGGGCACTCTTTATTAACTACCGGTATTTGCCACCGTTTCTGGCGCTACTATTAAAACCCGAAGTATACCCCGAGGTAGAGTTTTTTTCTAGTTTATGCCGCAGCAGTTTATTAAACTTTCAGGTAGATAATCAGAAGTTTACTTTAAATGGTATGTCGCTGCCTGAAACTTTACCGGGCTCTTTGTATCAGCAATTTATAAATAAAACTACCCGGCCATCGCATTTATATCCGCTGGTGCCGGAGCGTACTGCTATTTTTATTCATTTTGAGGAAGCGCAATTTACTACCTGGCACCACAACGGGCAAGCAACCGCGGAGGCTATACCTAGCCCGGCGGTACCGCTTGTAGATTCGCTCCGGGGTTCTTTTAAGCAGGAATTAGCTATTTGTTATTTAGCAGCGGCAAACGAAAACTCAACTCCTGATAAGGTGGTGCTGGCGTATACGCCCCAACCAGATAAAATCCGAAACTTTATTCAGGAATTAAATCAGGTTACTTTAATGGGGAATGCTGCCCGGCGGGCGGGCCGCTACCAAATTCAAGAAGTGGGCGTACCGGAGCTGCCCCAAAAGCTTTTTGGTAAAGGGTTTTGGGGTTTTACTAAAACGTTTGTGGCCCAGGCCGATAGCTTTTTGTTGTTTGCGCCCAGCGAAGAAGTTTTACGGGGCTACCTGCAAAATATCCGGGATAAAAAAGTGTGGGCGAATAATACCGGGCACCAAAGCTTTATACAACAAAGTTTACCTCAGGCCAATGCCAGTTTATACGTAAATACCAACTACGCCTGGAACATCCTGAACCGGTATTTGCTCGAAGATAAAAAGCTGGGCTTGCTGCGGTACGAACGGTTTTTTAAAAATTTCGGGCAAATTAGTTTGCAATACCTGGCAGATAAACAACAATTAACTACCCGTTTTTTACTGCAACACCAACCGCAAACCAAAGCTCCGCAACAATTAAAACAAATATTTCAGCAAGAACAGGAAATTGCGTTTGCAGCGCCGCTTGTTTCGGGGCCTGCGTTGTTTACTGGTACTTCCTCCACGCGTAACAAAATTCTGGTTCAGGATTCGGCGCAGGTTTTATACCAGATTGCCGATGATGGGAAAGTGGTTTGGGCCGATTCTTTAGACAGTAAAATTACCAGTCCTATTTATCCGGTTACGCTGGGTGCGGGGTCGCAGCCAAAATACGTTTTCTCGACACGTAATCATATTTATTGCTTAAACCAGGAAGGGAACGATGTAGAAAATTTCCCTTTTAACTTAAGCGATTCCACAACTATTCAAAACCTGACGGTAATTAAACCCGGCGGCGCGAATAATTTAAATTTTCTGGTGAACGATGTGCAAGGTAACGTTTACCTCTACGACCAGCAAGGTAATTTGCTGCCCGGTTGGGAGCCTAAAGAAATGCCGGGCAAACTGGCAATGGCGCCGTATTACTTACAGATTAAAGGCCGGGAGGTGTTTATTTTGATTTTAGAAAACGGCTACACCTACGCCGTAGACCGGAATGGTGCCAATTACCCCGGCTTCCCGATAAATTTAAAAGGCCGTTTTTCGGAACCGCTTATTGCCCAGCCCGGCTCCAGTTTCCGGAATACCCGCTTTGTATCTTTAACCCAGGACGGCGAATTAATCACGTTTAATTTAGCCGGCGAAATAGAGAAACGCCTGGCTTTTGCCCGACCGTCGCGCCGAACTACGTTTCATTTAATTCCGGAAAACAGCGGTAAATCGTTTTTAATTGCGCGGCAGGATTTAGGCCGGGTAACCTTGTACGATGCCGAACAAAAACTAATCATGGAAAAAAATTTCGTAACCTCGGCACCTAAACTGATTCAGTATTTTTACTTTGATCCGGCCAATATTATTTATGCGATTACCGAAAAAGGACCAGAGAAAACGTATTTCTACGATATCAATATAAAACTTATTGGCACCGGACCAGTAACCAACCAATGGCCTATACAGCTAGATTATAATTCGATGCTGCAACAATTTCAGTTGTATTTATCCCACGACAATACCTTGCAAAAAATCATTTTTAGTACCCAGCCTTAAATTTTAAAAAGACCGCAGCCAGCCTTTCCGGTAGAAAAAATATAACTGCCCAACCAATATCAAAAACATAATTCCTAACAAAATAACGTAGCCGTAAGGGTGGTACAACTCCGGCATATTCAGGTAATTAATGCTACCATCCGGATTTTCGCGGGAGAAGTTCATGCCGTAAACCCCGGCCACAAAACTTAATGGAATAAAAATACTGGAAATAATGGTTAGCACTTTCATGATTTCGTTCATGCGGTTGCTCACATTTGCGAGGTATAATTCCGTTAAATTGCCCATTAACTCGCGGTAATTCTCCACAATATCCAGCACTTGCACAATATGGTCGTACACATCTTTAAAGTAGATTTTTATTTCGTCCGGAATGGTTTGGTTGTCGCTGCGTAAAATTTCGTTGAGTTTGTCGCGCTCCGACCAGGCTATCCGGCGAACTTTTAACAGCTCCCGCTTCATGTTTAAAATATCATTCAACTGCTTTTTGTGCGGCTGCTGAAACAGGGCATCTTCCAGGTCTTCGAGGTATTCGCCCACTTGCGATAACACCGGAAAATAATTATCGATGGTAACATCCATGATGGCGTAAGCCATGTAATGCACTGGACGTTTGCGAATAACGCCCCGGCCTGACCGGATGCGGGCGCGTAAAACATCCAGGCAATCTTCGTAATCGCTCTGGAAAGTAATAATATAATTTCTTCCCGTAAAAATGGAAATCTGATCATCGTCGAGGCAATGGTTGGGCAGGAATAAGATCATGCGGGAAATAAAGAATAAGTTTTTCCCTTCGGTGTCCATCTTGGGTCGTTGGTAATCGCTGATTACATCTTCCATTTGCAAAGGATGGATGGCAAAGTCGGCCATTATTTTTTCCAGTAAGGCAATATTGCCATAACCCCGGACATCAATCCAATGCTGTTGATGGGAGTGCGCCTGGAAATAATGCAGTAGTTGGTCGTAATCGGTGTATTCCTTTTCCTGAAAATTCTCTTCATCAAAAGAAATTAAAAACAAACGGGGTTGCAGCGCATCATCGGGTACATACAGGTAGCCGGGCCTTTGACCTACTTTTTTGGCAAAGGTATTTTCTTTTAAAGCTTTGGATTTTGAAAACGAACGGAAAACTTTCATACAAACAAATTTAACAACCCAGAATTTACTCCTGTTTAGAGTGGCAGCAGCAATTACCGGGCACCCAAGCTAGTACGAATTTTAATAAGTTAAGGCTGTTCCGTACGGACTTCTACTTTTCTTAATTTCTGCAACCGGGCTCGGAGCAAAGATTCTTCGGTTTTAGCAACCTGAACGGTTAAGGTACAATTTTCGGCAAAATCCTGATCTATAATTTTTAAGGCGGCTTCTTTTACCAGATTCATTACATCGCTTAATTGCTCGTAGCTAAAGTGTAACGTTAACTGGCTTTGTTCTGTTTTTTGCACAATGGTGGCGGCCGCCAAAGCTTCCTGTGCCGCCGTTTTATACGCCTGAATTAAACCGCTTACACCTAGCTTGGTACCGCCAAAATAACGAACCACCACTACCAACACATAAGTTAAGTTCACCGATTTTAGCTGCCCCAAAATAGGATCGCCGGCCGAGTGGTTAGGTTCGCCATCGTCGTTGGCCCGGTAAACGCTGCCGTCGGCGGCTAAGCGGTAGGCATAACAATAATGGCGCGCATCGAAATACTCCTTTTTTAAATTATTTAAAATTTCTTTAATCTCGGCTTCCGAATTTACCGGGTAAGCAAAAGCCAGAAACTTGCTGTTTTTTTCTTTGTACAACCCGGTGCTGGGAGCCGCTATGGTAAGGTACTGACTCATGAACAAGTTTTATTTTCGTGGCAAAGGTACTCATTGCTCCGAACTATTTTTATTCACTACTTTTAATCATGCTGGCAACATTACTTATTTGGTTTTACATCGCGTTTATCACTTTTACTTACGGCGTACTCTGGTTTAGGCTGCTGGCAAAAGCGGGCTACCTAACCCGAGAAGCACAGGTGCCCATCGAGGTTGTATTGGTAGCGGGGAGCGGCGTACTTTCGGTAATTTTAGGTATTCTGCATTTATGCCTGCCGGTAGCCATTACGTTACACGTTTTCATTCTGGCGGGTAGTTTCGTAATACTTTGGTTCTGGAAAAACAGCCTGCGGTGGTTTTGGCAACCGCTTAAAATTAGTGGCGGTTATAATAAGCTTTATTCCGGTATCTTGTTTTTGCTGGCTATCCTGGTTTTAATGCACGCGGCCCAACCGGTTATTAATCCGGATACCGGCTTGTACCATGCCCAAACCATTCAATGGTTTAGTAAATACCGGATTGTGCCGGGTTTAGGAAACTTATACGGGCCGTTGGCTTTGAATTCGCACGCGCATTTGTTAATGAGTTTTTTTAATTTTTGGTTTTTTAGCGCCAAAGTTTTTAATCAAACCTGGGTAAGTTTTATCTTTTTGCTTTACTGTTCGTACGCTTTGCGCCAGGGGTTTATTTTTTTAAAATCGAAACCTGGTTATGCTGTTTATTATTTTGGTTCGCTGTTCTGGGGTTTGGTTTTTTTCCGGGATTGGATTTCGTCGCCAACGCCGGATACCGCAGTAATGTTCTTTTTCTTTTTTCTATTTGGCGTACTTCTGAGCTTCAATAACAAGGAATTAGGGTGGGAAGTAGCTTTTTTATTTTTCTTGCTGCCGGTGCTCCTCACTTTTAAACTTTCGGCCGTTTACGGGGGCATTATCGGCGTGGTCTGGCTTATAATTTTAAAAAAAACAGTTCCTGTGGAGTGGGTAAAACTTTTAATAGGGCAAGGTTTACTGGTATTGATTCCTTATTGCCTCCGGAACGTCATTTTAACCGGGCATTTATTTTATCCGGTAATGGGGCTTGATTTATTTCACCTGGATTGGGCCGTGCCAGAAAACTGGATTAACAGCTACCAGGAGGGAATTTCGGCTTACTCCCGCGCCCCGGTGGCTAATTGGAGTTTTTACCAAAATAAGTCTTTCATGCAATGGGTACCCGTTTGGTGGGAACAACAAAATAGACCGGATAAGTTATTTTCCATTATCTTGATGTTATTGTTGCCCGTAATGATCTGGCAATTTTTTAAAAATTATAAGCAAAAAAGAAACCATGAGTTAACTGCTTTATGGTTGAGCGCTTTTCTGGCCAGTTTAGCCTGGTTCTATACGGCGCCGGCATTCCGGTTTGGCTACGGTTATTTAGTACCCACTTTACTTTTAGGCATACTGCTGTTAGTCCGGAATAAAATTACGTATCAGGTTAGTCTTTGTATGGGTTTATTGATGGGTTTGTACGGCATCAATGGCATTTACAAACAAATTGCCCGACAAAATTTTTCGGTGTTCTGGCCCGCCGATTATCCTATTCCAGTTACGGAAGTTAAGCAAATAAATAATACGGCTATACACGTGGCACCCGGTATTGGCAGATGCTGGAGTTTATTGCCCTGCACGGTTCCTGAATGGGAACCCAACTTAGAAATGCGCGGCCCAACCGTAGAAGAAGGCTTTCGAAGAAAGATTGATTAGTTGCGCGGTTGATTAACCAATATCAAATCAGCAATCCAGCAAAATTTTAAAAATCTACCTGGATGATTTTGATAACCTTCGACTAAATATAAAAAACAGATTATTTCTGATTGGCAAAGAAGGTTTGAATGTGATCACAAACGCAATAAACCATGTCTTGGGTCATGCCGGGCCAGATGGGTAAACTTAAGCAGGTTTGCGCTAGTTTTTCGGTAATCGGGAAAGCGCCCATGGCAAATCCTAAATGCGCATAAGCATTTTGTAAATGCGGCGGTATTGGGTAATGAATGGCCGTTTCTACGTGGTGCGATTGTAAATACTGCTGCAAAGCATCGCGTTGCTCGGTCCGGATTACAAACAAGTGGTAGACCGGCTCGGCTTCGGGCAAAACAGCGGGTAAAATAATTTCAGGAACCTCTTTTAAGTAAGTAAAATAAGAAGCAGCCAGTTGCCGGCGAGCTTGGTTCCAGGATGGTAAAAACGGCAGTTTCAGGTTCAGGTAAGCTGCCTGCAACTCATCTAGCCGCGAATTGTGGCCGATAATAGTATTTACATTTTTAACTTCAGAACCGTAATTGCGCCGTAATCGAGCCTTATAATTAAATTCCGGACTATTGGTAGTAATGGCACCAGCGTCGCCGAAAGCCCCTAGATTTTTAGTTGGGTAAAAACTGGTGGCGTTTGCTTTGCCGAAACTACCGGTTAATTGCCCCGACCAATGGGCGCCGTGCGCCTGGGCATTATCTTCCACCACCGCTAAATCGTATTTCTGGGCTATCGCCATTATGGCCGACATGTTACACGGTTGGCCGTATAAATGCACCGGCATTATAGCCCGGGTTTTATTGGTTAGCGCTGCTTCAATTTCAGTTGGGTCCAGATTATACGTAAATACATCGGGTTCAACGGGTACGGGTACGGCGCCCACCTGCGACACGGCTAACCAACTGGCAATGTACGTGTTGGCGGGTACGATTACTTCATCGCCCGGCTGTACCCCAGCTATTTCCAAGCTAATAATTAAAGCATCCAGACCATTGGCTACACCAATACAGTAGTTCGTTTGATTAAACGCCGCGTAAGCTTGTTCGAAGGCCGCTACTTCCGGGCCAAGAATATACTTTTCGGATTCGAAAAAACAGGTGCTTTTTTCTTTAAATGCTTCTTGTATTTGCGCGTTTTGCCAGGAAAAAGATAAAAAGGGTACGTACATAAGCAAAAGTACAGTTAAAATTTAAACCATATAGTTGGGTGGCTTAAATCTTCGGAATAGGCAAGGGAATTTTATATTCCTGGTATCTTTGCCGGATTATTGAATAAAATTTAAAAAATCTGCTTTTAAAGCTGTTGTATTGCTTACATGTTGGAACCACTAATTGGGGGGCCGGAGCCGGCTCTTTTTGCTGCTGATTTTACGGGTGATGCGCACCGGGGTTATATTGTATCTACGCAACGAGCCGCCAATTTGCCGTTTGCGATCCGGCGGGTTTTTTGGTCGTTTGGCATACCTGAAGATCAGCTAAAAGGCGACCACGCGCATCGGCTGGACCGCAAAATATTGGTGGCTTTACAGGGCCAGATTACCATTGAAACCGAAACCGATCAAATAAAACAATTTAGATTAAACTCGCCGTTTCAGGCGCTCTACGTACCGGCTCTGTGCTGGATTAAACTGCGGTATTCGCCGGGAAGTATTTTGTTGGCCTTATCGTCCACGGATTTTGTGGAACAGGATTATATTTATAACTACGACGAATTTAAGCAACTGCGTCAATCAACGAACCAATAAGTATGTGGAAGCGGTTACCAGCTGCCGGCATTAATAAAAACCAATGGGATGCTTGCGTAATCAGCGACTCATCTGGTTTAGTTTATGCTTTATCGTGGTATCTGGATGCAGTAGCGCCTAATTGGGAAGGTTGGGCAAAAGAACAAAACAACGAATATGTAGCCGTCTTGCCAATTGTAAAACGAAGGATAGCTGGTAAACCGGTAATTACGCAACCTTTATTAACGCAACAATTTGGACTTTTCAGGCTAAAGCCATCGATAGATTTAACTAAACTTTGGCAGGAACTACTTCTGAAGATTTTTAAACCGGGCAGCGCCGTGGAGCAATATTGTTTGAAGCCTTCGGATTTTAAAATTTTAAAAAATTTACTACCCGTAATACAAAAAACAAATTTAGTATTACCGCTACATCTAAGTTATCGGGAAATAAAAACGGCTTACCACTCCAACCGCATCCGGGATTTACATAAAGCCACTCTGGCGAAGCTACAACTTCAAAGGGGTAATAATTGCTGGCCCGATGTATTCCGTTTGTACCAGGAAACCATTTTGCCGCGGTTAAAACCCAATCAGCAAACTATTCTATTAAAAATTATTCCCCAATTAATAGAGGCGGCCATAAAACAAGGTTTAGCTTATACGTATGTGGTTTTGTTACCCAACAAACAAGTAGTAGCCGGTGCCATTTTTATTTGTTACAAAAACCGGCTCACCTACCTGTTGCCCGCAGCCTCCAAATCAGGTAAAAAAGTAGGTGCTAGTACGTACTTGATTGACCAGGTTTGCCAGCAATTTGCCGGCTCCGAGGTAGTATTGGATTTCGAAGGCAGTTCTAAACCAGGCTTAGCGCGTTTCTATCAATCTTTCGGGGCCCAGCCGGAAGTGTATGGGATACTGGAAAACTATAACTTTTCGCTAATTTTAAAAATCTTTTATGCTTTAAAAAAATATAAGAAGTAACGCCGCCCAAGAGCTTTATTTACAACCAGCCATGTTTTCATTTTTAAAAAATTCTCTTTTGGGTGTGTTTTCGGTGGGGGCCCGGCTGGTAAGCAGTTTCTTTTTAAACAAAATGGTGGCACTTTACTTCGGACCGGCAGGTATTGCGCAATTGGCTCACTTTCAAAATTTACTTACCTTTTTCACGCTAGTTCCGAATGATGGCGTCAGCCGCGGCGTGATTAAATACCTGGCGGGGAGTAATAAAGACTCCTTTACTTTTCGCTCTTATTTTAGATCGGGTTTTTATTTAACGCTGCTTGTGTTTTTAGTAACAGCCGGATTGCTCTTTGCGGCTCGTTCGTACCTTTTAACTTACTTTCCGCCGCAGCTTAGCTGGTTCGTTCTTTTTTTAGGGGGCGCGTTGTTGCTGGTACTGCAAAGCTTTTTTAATGCGGTACTTATGGCTCGGCATAAAAACGGGCTGCTGGTTTTAGTAAATACCCTGGTAGCTGTGGGAGTAATTAGTTATGTAGCGCTGGCCACTGTAAAATTGCCGATCAGTGATTTTTTAAACGGTTATTTGTTGGTTATGGGAGTATTGGGAATTGTGGCGTTGCCGTTTAGTTTACAAGGTTTGCCTAAAATCAAGCTGTTTACGCCGCGCATTTCTACCACCGCCTGGGGGCATTTATGTAAATTTATTTTAATGGCCACGAGTGTTTTGCTGTTTTCTAAAGGCTTGGAATACTACATCCGCGATTATCTGTTCCGGCATTATTCCGTAGAGCAAACCGGTTTATGGCAGGGGGTAGTACGGGTTTCGGATAGTTACACGGCGCTGTACACGGCGGTTCTGGCTTATGCTTTTTACCCGAAAGTAGCCGTTATGCTCCCGGATGCTCAAAAATTAAAAAACTTTGTGCAACAAGCTTTTAAACTGCTGGTTCCGGTTATTATCCTGGGTTTGACTTTCATTTATCTTACTCAAGATTATTTGTTTACCTGGCTTTTGAGCAGCCGTTTTAAAGCGGCCCAAGAGTTTTTACCTTATCAACTAGCCGGCGATTTTTGCAAACTGCTTTCGTGGTTGCTCGCTAACATTTTGGTGGCGCAGGCTAACTTTAAAATTATATTCGTGTTCGAGGCCGTGAGCGCTTTATTTTACCTGGGTAGTTTTTACTTTTTCACGGATAAACATGGCTTAGTGGGTACTACCATGGCGCATTGCGGGCATTACGGGCTGTTTTTAGCGTTAAACCTGTTTTATTTCCGAAAACTGTTTACCGCATGACCTATCCTTCAGTAACTGTTATTTGTTTATGTTATAACCACGAACAGTTTTTGGTGGAAGCACTGGATTCGGTTTTGGCGCAAACCTACCCCAACCTCGAGATTATTGTGGCGGATGATGCCAGTACCGACCAAAGTGTAGCTATTATTTTAAATTACTGCCAGCGCTACCCCCAGATAAAGTTTGTCCGGAATACGCAGAATGTAGGCAACTGCACAGCTTTTAACCTGGCCCTAAAACAAGCTACCGGAACATATATCATTGATTTTGCCACCGACGATGTTATGCTGCCCGAAAGAATAACGGAACAGGTAACTTGTTTTGAAAAATTAAGTCCGGAGTACGGGGTTATTTACAGCGATGCCGAATTGATCGATGAAGACTCGCAGCATATCCGTAATTTTTACCGTCGCAACCAAGCTGGTGCGTTAAAGCCCAAAGCCGTAAGCGGAGAGATTTACGCTGATGTATTGGCGCGTTATTTTATTTGTACGCCAACGTTAATGTTCCGGAAAGTAGTTCTGGATAGATTAAATGGTTACGACTCCAGCCTGGCTTACGAAGATTATGATTTTTTAGTACGGGCGGCCCGCGAGTACAAATTTTACTTCCAGGATAAAATACTTACTAAACGCCGAAAACATTCGCAATCCCTTTCGGCTGGTTGGTATAAAGTAGGAGATAAGCAATTATTATCTACCATCCAGGTTTGCTACAAAGCTTTAAAGCTAAACCGCACCGAACAAGATAAACAAGCCTTAATTCAACGCGTAGAATGGGAAACTCAGCAAGCTTTTTTTACTCAGAATTATCCCGAAGCCGAAGCTTTACTGGCGCTTTTAAAACAAGTAAAACCATTTTCGCTAAAAAATAAATTTTTTAAAATTTTAATTAATTACCGGGTCAACTTAAGCTTTATCCATCGGTTTTACTATTGGTTAGTGCACCGCCAGCCTTAATTCCAGCCTAATCTGCCCGTCGCCAAAAACGAATTTCGACGGACACCCGCGTTGTATCTGGGTTTAAATTAGCTGCGCCCCCATGAATTAAATACGGTGTAAAAAGCAAGGCCTGGTGGTTTATGGGGTTAGGCCGCATAAGCTGTAACGCGTTGCTGGTGGCGGTAAGGCCCGGCACCGTGTATTGGCTGCCATTCATCACCGCGCCGACCAGCGTGCGTTCTACCGTTTTTTCGGGCCAGAAATGACTTCCTGGAATTAAACCTAAAGACGATAGCTCGTTACTGCCTACTACCGGCAAATATAAATTTAAACAATGTTTCAGTTCGGGGTGCCAGGCATCGCGGTGCAAAGGGTTAAAATCCGACAATCCGGGGCGCACAATGCGGTAACTAAAATGATATTCCTGGGTGTTTGGGTTTAAAACTGTTAATGGAATTTTAACTTCCTGCTCAATCCGTTCGATTAATGTTTGAATGGGAACGGGAAAGTTCTGGTAATCGACTTGCTTTGCTTCGTTGGTTATGGCCAGGTGCAAGGCTTGGTTTCCGGCAATGAGCGTGTGGTATTTTTCGATGGTGAAATCAGGCGGCAAGTTGCTGGCGTATTTACCAATTATATGCGTTAAATAGCTTTGCAAACCAGCATTCAAAGCGGCGAACTCCACTGGCTTTAATAGCGGAATTAAACTAAATCCTTGTTTTTTCCAGGTAGTATGCGCAATTAAATTATCATCTTCTAAAAAAAGTACGGCATCTTCTCCAAAGGAACGCGCGCCGTTTACTTCCATTTGTACATCCTGATTATCAATCCGGTATTTCATTTTTTAAAAATTAATGCTTTCGCTTAAGCTATTGGTATAACTATACGGAATAAAAAGTTTAAAATAATTCTTCGCTGCTAGTTTTAATTTATACCAAATGTAGCTCGGCTTACGCTATAAACCGTTTAATTTTACGAAACGATTTTTTAATAA
The sequence above is a segment of the Adhaeribacter swui genome. Coding sequences within it:
- the corA gene encoding magnesium/cobalt transporter CorA, with protein sequence MKVFRSFSKSKALKENTFAKKVGQRPGYLYVPDDALQPRLFLISFDEENFQEKEYTDYDQLLHYFQAHSHQQHWIDVRGYGNIALLEKIMADFAIHPLQMEDVISDYQRPKMDTEGKNLFFISRMILFLPNHCLDDDQISIFTGRNYIITFQSDYEDCLDVLRARIRSGRGVIRKRPVHYMAYAIMDVTIDNYFPVLSQVGEYLEDLEDALFQQPHKKQLNDILNMKRELLKVRRIAWSERDKLNEILRSDNQTIPDEIKIYFKDVYDHIVQVLDIVENYRELMGNLTELYLANVSNRMNEIMKVLTIISSIFIPLSFVAGVYGMNFSRENPDGSINYLNMPELYHPYGYVILLGIMFLILVGQLYFFYRKGWLRSF
- a CDS encoding sugar 3,4-ketoisomerase, whose amino-acid sequence is MLEPLIGGPEPALFAADFTGDAHRGYIVSTQRAANLPFAIRRVFWSFGIPEDQLKGDHAHRLDRKILVALQGQITIETETDQIKQFRLNSPFQALYVPALCWIKLRYSPGSILLALSSTDFVEQDYIYNYDEFKQLRQSTNQ
- a CDS encoding LIC_10190 family membrane protein produces the protein MLATLLIWFYIAFITFTYGVLWFRLLAKAGYLTREAQVPIEVVLVAGSGVLSVILGILHLCLPVAITLHVFILAGSFVILWFWKNSLRWFWQPLKISGGYNKLYSGILFLLAILVLMHAAQPVINPDTGLYHAQTIQWFSKYRIVPGLGNLYGPLALNSHAHLLMSFFNFWFFSAKVFNQTWVSFIFLLYCSYALRQGFIFLKSKPGYAVYYFGSLFWGLVFFRDWISSPTPDTAVMFFFFFLFGVLLSFNNKELGWEVAFLFFLLPVLLTFKLSAVYGGIIGVVWLIILKKTVPVEWVKLLIGQGLLVLIPYCLRNVILTGHLFYPVMGLDLFHLDWAVPENWINSYQEGISAYSRAPVANWSFYQNKSFMQWVPVWWEQQNRPDKLFSIILMLLLPVMIWQFFKNYKQKRNHELTALWLSAFLASLAWFYTAPAFRFGYGYLVPTLLLGILLLVRNKITYQVSLCMGLLMGLYGINGIYKQIARQNFSVFWPADYPIPVTEVKQINNTAIHVAPGIGRCWSLLPCTVPEWEPNLEMRGPTVEEGFRRKID
- the dtd gene encoding D-aminoacyl-tRNA deacylase codes for the protein MRFVIQRVSEASVKIEGNIAGQIGAGLLVMAGITADDTTDDITWVSKKTVQMRIFGDDEGKMNRSVTDINGGILLISQFTLMASTKKGNRPSFIEAAPPPIAIPLYEQLIKQLEADLGRKIQTGQFGADMKVALTNDGPVTIILDSKNRC
- a CDS encoding YigZ family protein; the encoded protein is MSQYLTIAAPSTGLYKEKNSKFLAFAYPVNSEAEIKEILNNLKKEYFDARHYCYAYRLAADGSVYRANDDGEPNHSAGDPILGQLKSVNLTYVLVVVVRYFGGTKLGVSGLIQAYKTAAQEALAAATIVQKTEQSQLTLHFSYEQLSDVMNLVKEAALKIIDQDFAENCTLTVQVAKTEESLLRARLQKLRKVEVRTEQP
- a CDS encoding DegT/DnrJ/EryC1/StrS family aminotransferase; translated protein: MYVPFLSFSWQNAQIQEAFKEKSTCFFESEKYILGPEVAAFEQAYAAFNQTNYCIGVANGLDALIISLEIAGVQPGDEVIVPANTYIASWLAVSQVGAVPVPVEPDVFTYNLDPTEIEAALTNKTRAIMPVHLYGQPCNMSAIMAIAQKYDLAVVEDNAQAHGAHWSGQLTGSFGKANATSFYPTKNLGAFGDAGAITTNSPEFNYKARLRRNYGSEVKNVNTIIGHNSRLDELQAAYLNLKLPFLPSWNQARRQLAASYFTYLKEVPEIILPAVLPEAEPVYHLFVIRTEQRDALQQYLQSHHVETAIHYPIPPHLQNAYAHLGFAMGAFPITEKLAQTCLSLPIWPGMTQDMVYCVCDHIQTFFANQK
- a CDS encoding MATE family efflux transporter; the protein is MFSFLKNSLLGVFSVGARLVSSFFLNKMVALYFGPAGIAQLAHFQNLLTFFTLVPNDGVSRGVIKYLAGSNKDSFTFRSYFRSGFYLTLLVFLVTAGLLFAARSYLLTYFPPQLSWFVLFLGGALLLVLQSFFNAVLMARHKNGLLVLVNTLVAVGVISYVALATVKLPISDFLNGYLLVMGVLGIVALPFSLQGLPKIKLFTPRISTTAWGHLCKFILMATSVLLFSKGLEYYIRDYLFRHYSVEQTGLWQGVVRVSDSYTALYTAVLAYAFYPKVAVMLPDAQKLKNFVQQAFKLLVPVIILGLTFIYLTQDYLFTWLLSSRFKAAQEFLPYQLAGDFCKLLSWLLANILVAQANFKIIFVFEAVSALFYLGSFYFFTDKHGLVGTTMAHCGHYGLFLALNLFYFRKLFTA